Proteins co-encoded in one Pan paniscus chromosome 23, NHGRI_mPanPan1-v2.0_pri, whole genome shotgun sequence genomic window:
- the MPST gene encoding 3-mercaptopyruvate sulfurtransferase isoform X5, with amino-acid sequence MASPQLFRALVSAQWVAEALRAPRAGQLLQLLDASWYLPKLGRDARREFEERHIPGAAFFDIDQCSDRTSPYDHMLPGAEHFAEYAGRLGVGAATHVVIYDASDQGLYSAPRVWWMFRAFGHRAVSLLDGGLRHWLRQNLPLSSGKSQPAPAEFRAQLDPAFIKTYEDITENLESRRFQVVDSRATGRFRGTEPEPRDGNAGEGGRRSSGAQPLRPEQCPGLDLSFIFLIYLAFISFPFFFPFLPFPFPPFPLFPTLAFFSQGLALPPRLECSGTIMAHCSLNLLGSGDPPCSA; translated from the coding sequence ATGGCTTCGCCGCAGCTCTTCCGCGCGCTGGTGTCGGCGCAATGGGTGGCCGAGGCGCTGCGGGCCCCGCGCGCTGGGCAGCTCCTGCAACTGCTGGACGCCTCCTGGTACCTGCCGAAGCTGGGGCGCGACGCGCGACGCGAGTTCGAGGAGCGCCACATCCCGGGCGCCGCTTTCTTCGACATCGACCAGTGCAGCGACCGCACCTCGCCCTACGACCACATGCTGCCCGGGGCCGAGCATTTCGCGGAGTACGCAGGCCGCCTGGGCGTGGGCGCAGCCACCCACGTCGTGATCTACGACGCCAGCGACCAGGGCCTCTACTCCGCCCCGCGCGTCTGGTGGATGTTCCGCGCCTTCGGCCACCGCGCCGTGTCACTACTTGACGGCGGCCTCCGCCACTGGCTGCGCCAGAACCTCCCGCTCAGCTCCGGCAAGAGCCAACCTGCTCCCGCCGAGTTCCGCGCTCAGCTCGATCCCGCCTTCATCAAGACCTACGAGGACATCACGGAGAACCTGGAATCCCGGCGCTTCCAGGTGGTGGACTCCCGAGCCACTGGCAGGTTCCGCGGCACCGAGCCCGAGCCCCGAGACGGTAACGCGGGGGAAGGGGGCAGGAGGTCGTCGGGGGCGCAGCCTCTACGCCCTGAGCAGTGCCCTGGACTtgacctttcttttatttttttaatttatcttgctttcatttcctttccttttttctttcctttccttccctttcccttccctcctttcccccttttccctACCCTTGCCTTCTTTTCACAGGGTCTGGCtctaccgcccaggctggagtgcagtggcacaattatggctcactgcagcctcaacctcctgggctcaggtgaccctccctgCTCAGCCTGA
- the MPST gene encoding 3-mercaptopyruvate sulfurtransferase isoform X1 gives MQERWRGEGGRCEVTVAAARRARESPGWTGKTWPRQTPRACTECVAEKSGFWCQTDCLVRSLAPPGQARSPSVAAMASPQLFRALVSAQWVAEALRAPRAGQLLQLLDASWYLPKLGRDARREFEERHIPGAAFFDIDQCSDRTSPYDHMLPGAEHFAEYAGRLGVGAATHVVIYDASDQGLYSAPRVWWMFRAFGHRAVSLLDGGLRHWLRQNLPLSSGKSQPAPAEFRAQLDPAFIKTYEDITENLESRRFQVVDSRATGRFRGTEPEPRDGIEPGHIPGTVNIPFTDFLTQEGLEKSPEEIRHLFQEKKVDLSKPLVATCGSGVTACHVALGAYLCGKPDVPIYDGSWVEWYMRARPEDVISEGRGKTH, from the exons ATGCAGGAAagatggagaggagagggagggaggtgcgAAGTCACTGTTGCTGCTGCTAGAAGGGCCAGAGAGAGCCCAGGCTGGACAGGCAAAACCTGGCCTCGCCAGACTCCCAGAGCCTGCACAGAGTGTGTGGCTGAGAAGTCCGGATTCTGGTGCCAGACCGACTGCCTAGTGAGAAGCCTGGCACCGCCGGGTCAG gcccGCAGCCCGAGTGTCGCCGCCATGGCTTCGCCGCAGCTCTTCCGCGCGCTGGTGTCGGCGCAATGGGTGGCCGAGGCGCTGCGGGCCCCGCGCGCTGGGCAGCTCCTGCAACTGCTGGACGCCTCCTGGTACCTGCCGAAGCTGGGGCGCGACGCGCGACGCGAGTTCGAGGAGCGCCACATCCCGGGCGCCGCTTTCTTCGACATCGACCAGTGCAGCGACCGCACCTCGCCCTACGACCACATGCTGCCCGGGGCCGAGCATTTCGCGGAGTACGCAGGCCGCCTGGGCGTGGGCGCAGCCACCCACGTCGTGATCTACGACGCCAGCGACCAGGGCCTCTACTCCGCCCCGCGCGTCTGGTGGATGTTCCGCGCCTTCGGCCACCGCGCCGTGTCACTACTTGACGGCGGCCTCCGCCACTGGCTGCGCCAGAACCTCCCGCTCAGCTCCGGCAAGAGCCAACCTGCTCCCGCCGAGTTCCGCGCTCAGCTCGATCCCGCCTTCATCAAGACCTACGAGGACATCACGGAGAACCTGGAATCCCGGCGCTTCCAGGTGGTGGACTCCCGAGCCACTGGCAGGTTCCGCGGCACCGAGCCCGAGCCCCGAGACG GCATTGAACCTGGCCACATCCCGGGTACCGTGAACATCCCCTTCACAGACTTCCTGACCCAGGAGGGGCTGGAGAAGAGCCCTGAGGAGATCCGCCATCTGTTCCAGGAGAAGAAAGTGGACCTGTCTAAGCCACTGGTGGCCACGTGTGGCTCTGGCGTCACGGCCTGCCACGTGGCACTAGGGGCCTACCTCTGCGGCAAGCCAGACGTGCCCATCTACGATGGCTCCTGGGTGGAGTGGTACATGCGCGCCCGGCCCGAGGATGTCATCTCAGAGGGCCGGGGGAAGACCCACTGA
- the MPST gene encoding 3-mercaptopyruvate sulfurtransferase isoform X4, translating to MVEPGSRESETRARSPSVAAMASPQLFRALVSAQWVAEALRAPRAGQLLQLLDASWYLPKLGRDARREFEERHIPGAAFFDIDQCSDRTSPYDHMLPGAEHFAEYAGRLGVGAATHVVIYDASDQGLYSAPRVWWMFRAFGHRAVSLLDGGLRHWLRQNLPLSSGKSQPAPAEFRAQLDPAFIKTYEDITENLESRRFQVVDSRATGRFRGTEPEPRDGSGSTAQAGVQWHNYGSLQPQPPGLR from the exons ATGGTGGAGCCAGGAAGCCGGGAGTCCGAGACCCGG gcccGCAGCCCGAGTGTCGCCGCCATGGCTTCGCCGCAGCTCTTCCGCGCGCTGGTGTCGGCGCAATGGGTGGCCGAGGCGCTGCGGGCCCCGCGCGCTGGGCAGCTCCTGCAACTGCTGGACGCCTCCTGGTACCTGCCGAAGCTGGGGCGCGACGCGCGACGCGAGTTCGAGGAGCGCCACATCCCGGGCGCCGCTTTCTTCGACATCGACCAGTGCAGCGACCGCACCTCGCCCTACGACCACATGCTGCCCGGGGCCGAGCATTTCGCGGAGTACGCAGGCCGCCTGGGCGTGGGCGCAGCCACCCACGTCGTGATCTACGACGCCAGCGACCAGGGCCTCTACTCCGCCCCGCGCGTCTGGTGGATGTTCCGCGCCTTCGGCCACCGCGCCGTGTCACTACTTGACGGCGGCCTCCGCCACTGGCTGCGCCAGAACCTCCCGCTCAGCTCCGGCAAGAGCCAACCTGCTCCCGCCGAGTTCCGCGCTCAGCTCGATCCCGCCTTCATCAAGACCTACGAGGACATCACGGAGAACCTGGAATCCCGGCGCTTCCAGGTGGTGGACTCCCGAGCCACTGGCAGGTTCCGCGGCACCGAGCCCGAGCCCCGAGACG GGTCTGGCtctaccgcccaggctggagtgcagtggcacaattatggctcactgcagcctcaacctcctgggctcaggtga
- the MPST gene encoding 3-mercaptopyruvate sulfurtransferase isoform X3, which produces MASPQLFRALVSAQWVAEALRAPRAGQLLQLLDASWYLPKLGRDARREFEERHIPGAAFFDIDQCSDRTSPYDHMLPGAEHFAEYAGRLGVGAATHVVIYDASDQGLYSAPRVWWMFRAFGHRAVSLLDGGLRHWLRQNLPLSSGKSQPAPAEFRAQLDPAFIKTYEDITENLESRRFQVVDSRATGRFRGTEPEPRDGIEPGHIPGTVNIPFTDFLTQEGLEKSPEEIRHLFQEKKVDLSKPLVATCGSGVTACHVALGAYLCGKPDVPIYDGSWVEWYMRARPEDVISEGRGKTH; this is translated from the exons ATGGCTTCGCCGCAGCTCTTCCGCGCGCTGGTGTCGGCGCAATGGGTGGCCGAGGCGCTGCGGGCCCCGCGCGCTGGGCAGCTCCTGCAACTGCTGGACGCCTCCTGGTACCTGCCGAAGCTGGGGCGCGACGCGCGACGCGAGTTCGAGGAGCGCCACATCCCGGGCGCCGCTTTCTTCGACATCGACCAGTGCAGCGACCGCACCTCGCCCTACGACCACATGCTGCCCGGGGCCGAGCATTTCGCGGAGTACGCAGGCCGCCTGGGCGTGGGCGCAGCCACCCACGTCGTGATCTACGACGCCAGCGACCAGGGCCTCTACTCCGCCCCGCGCGTCTGGTGGATGTTCCGCGCCTTCGGCCACCGCGCCGTGTCACTACTTGACGGCGGCCTCCGCCACTGGCTGCGCCAGAACCTCCCGCTCAGCTCCGGCAAGAGCCAACCTGCTCCCGCCGAGTTCCGCGCTCAGCTCGATCCCGCCTTCATCAAGACCTACGAGGACATCACGGAGAACCTGGAATCCCGGCGCTTCCAGGTGGTGGACTCCCGAGCCACTGGCAGGTTCCGCGGCACCGAGCCCGAGCCCCGAGACG GCATTGAACCTGGCCACATCCCGGGTACCGTGAACATCCCCTTCACAGACTTCCTGACCCAGGAGGGGCTGGAGAAGAGCCCTGAGGAGATCCGCCATCTGTTCCAGGAGAAGAAAGTGGACCTGTCTAAGCCACTGGTGGCCACGTGTGGCTCTGGCGTCACGGCCTGCCACGTGGCACTAGGGGCCTACCTCTGCGGCAAGCCAGACGTGCCCATCTACGATGGCTCCTGGGTGGAGTGGTACATGCGCGCCCGGCCCGAGGATGTCATCTCAGAGGGCCGGGGGAAGACCCACTGA
- the MPST gene encoding 3-mercaptopyruvate sulfurtransferase isoform X2 — protein MVEPGSRESETRARSPSVAAMASPQLFRALVSAQWVAEALRAPRAGQLLQLLDASWYLPKLGRDARREFEERHIPGAAFFDIDQCSDRTSPYDHMLPGAEHFAEYAGRLGVGAATHVVIYDASDQGLYSAPRVWWMFRAFGHRAVSLLDGGLRHWLRQNLPLSSGKSQPAPAEFRAQLDPAFIKTYEDITENLESRRFQVVDSRATGRFRGTEPEPRDGIEPGHIPGTVNIPFTDFLTQEGLEKSPEEIRHLFQEKKVDLSKPLVATCGSGVTACHVALGAYLCGKPDVPIYDGSWVEWYMRARPEDVISEGRGKTH, from the exons ATGGTGGAGCCAGGAAGCCGGGAGTCCGAGACCCGG gcccGCAGCCCGAGTGTCGCCGCCATGGCTTCGCCGCAGCTCTTCCGCGCGCTGGTGTCGGCGCAATGGGTGGCCGAGGCGCTGCGGGCCCCGCGCGCTGGGCAGCTCCTGCAACTGCTGGACGCCTCCTGGTACCTGCCGAAGCTGGGGCGCGACGCGCGACGCGAGTTCGAGGAGCGCCACATCCCGGGCGCCGCTTTCTTCGACATCGACCAGTGCAGCGACCGCACCTCGCCCTACGACCACATGCTGCCCGGGGCCGAGCATTTCGCGGAGTACGCAGGCCGCCTGGGCGTGGGCGCAGCCACCCACGTCGTGATCTACGACGCCAGCGACCAGGGCCTCTACTCCGCCCCGCGCGTCTGGTGGATGTTCCGCGCCTTCGGCCACCGCGCCGTGTCACTACTTGACGGCGGCCTCCGCCACTGGCTGCGCCAGAACCTCCCGCTCAGCTCCGGCAAGAGCCAACCTGCTCCCGCCGAGTTCCGCGCTCAGCTCGATCCCGCCTTCATCAAGACCTACGAGGACATCACGGAGAACCTGGAATCCCGGCGCTTCCAGGTGGTGGACTCCCGAGCCACTGGCAGGTTCCGCGGCACCGAGCCCGAGCCCCGAGACG GCATTGAACCTGGCCACATCCCGGGTACCGTGAACATCCCCTTCACAGACTTCCTGACCCAGGAGGGGCTGGAGAAGAGCCCTGAGGAGATCCGCCATCTGTTCCAGGAGAAGAAAGTGGACCTGTCTAAGCCACTGGTGGCCACGTGTGGCTCTGGCGTCACGGCCTGCCACGTGGCACTAGGGGCCTACCTCTGCGGCAAGCCAGACGTGCCCATCTACGATGGCTCCTGGGTGGAGTGGTACATGCGCGCCCGGCCCGAGGATGTCATCTCAGAGGGCCGGGGGAAGACCCACTGA
- the MPST gene encoding 3-mercaptopyruvate sulfurtransferase isoform X6 — protein sequence MVEPGSRESETRARSPSVAAMASPQLFRALVSAQWVAEALRAPRAGQLLQLLDASWYLPKLGRDARREFEERHIPGAAFFDIDQCSDRTSPYDHMLPGAEHFAEYAGRLGVGAATHVVIYDASDQGLYSAPRVWWMFRAFGHRAVSLLDGGLRHWLRQNLPLSSGKSQPAPAEFRAQLDPAFIKTYEDITENLESRRFQVVDSRATGRFRGTEPEPRDAGVQWCSLGSPQPPPPGFK from the exons ATGGTGGAGCCAGGAAGCCGGGAGTCCGAGACCCGG gcccGCAGCCCGAGTGTCGCCGCCATGGCTTCGCCGCAGCTCTTCCGCGCGCTGGTGTCGGCGCAATGGGTGGCCGAGGCGCTGCGGGCCCCGCGCGCTGGGCAGCTCCTGCAACTGCTGGACGCCTCCTGGTACCTGCCGAAGCTGGGGCGCGACGCGCGACGCGAGTTCGAGGAGCGCCACATCCCGGGCGCCGCTTTCTTCGACATCGACCAGTGCAGCGACCGCACCTCGCCCTACGACCACATGCTGCCCGGGGCCGAGCATTTCGCGGAGTACGCAGGCCGCCTGGGCGTGGGCGCAGCCACCCACGTCGTGATCTACGACGCCAGCGACCAGGGCCTCTACTCCGCCCCGCGCGTCTGGTGGATGTTCCGCGCCTTCGGCCACCGCGCCGTGTCACTACTTGACGGCGGCCTCCGCCACTGGCTGCGCCAGAACCTCCCGCTCAGCTCCGGCAAGAGCCAACCTGCTCCCGCCGAGTTCCGCGCTCAGCTCGATCCCGCCTTCATCAAGACCTACGAGGACATCACGGAGAACCTGGAATCCCGGCGCTTCCAGGTGGTGGACTCCCGAGCCACTGGCAGGTTCCGCGGCACCGAGCCCGAGCCCCGAGACG ctggagtacagtggtgcagtctcggctcaccacaacctccgcctcccgggttcaagtga
- the TST gene encoding thiosulfate sulfurtransferase, with the protein MAAGGAGSPLWRWRDGARRLGSCGRGFEPANFSSRPGRAPARRPGRVTRRAEAMVHQVLYRALVSTKWLAESIRTGKLGPGLRVLDASWYSPGTREARKEYLERHVPGASFFDIEECRDTASPYEMMLPSEAGFAEYVGRLGISNHTHVVVYDGDHLGSFYAPRVWWMFRVFGHRTVSVLNGGFRNWLKEGHPVTSEPSRPEPAVFKATLDRSLLKTYEQVLENLESKRFQLVDSRSQGRFLGTEPEPDAVGLDSGHIRGAVNMPFMDFLTEDGFEKGPEELRALFQTKKVDLSQPLIATCRKGVTACHVALAAYLCGKPDVAVYDGSWSEWFRRAPPESRVSQERSEKA; encoded by the exons ATGGCGGCGGGCGGCGCAGGGTCCCCCCTCTGGCGGTGGCGCGATGGTGCGCGCCGCCTGGGGAGCTGCGGCCGGGGGTTTGAACCGGCCAACTTCTCCAGCCGGCCGGGGCGAGCGCCAGCGCGGCGTCCGGGGCGA GTGACACGCAGAGCTGAAGCCATGGTTCATCAGGTGCTCTACCGGGCCCTGGTCTCCACCAAGTGGCTGGCGGAGTCCATCAGGACTGGCAAGCTGGGGCCCGGCCTGCGGGTGCTGGACGCGTCCTGGTACTCACCAGGCACCCGAGAGGCCCGCAAGGAGTACCTCGAGCGCCACGTACCCGGCGCCTCTTTCTTTGACATAGAAGAGTGCCGGGACACGGCGTCGCCCTACGAGATGATGCTGCCCAGCGAGGCTGGCTTCGCCGAGTATGTGGGCCGCCTGGGCATCAGCAACCACACGCACGTGGTGGTGTATGATGGTGACCACCTGGGCAGCTTCTATGCTCCCCGGGTCTGGTGGATGTTCCGTGTGTTTGGCCACCGCACCGTATCAGTGCTCAATGGTGGCTTCCGGAACTGGCTGAAGGAGGGCCACCCGGTGACATCCGAGCCCTCACGCCCAGAACCGGCCGTCTTCAAAGCCACACTGGACCGCTCCCTGCTCAAGACCTACGAGCAGGTGCTGGAGAACCTTGAATCTAAGAGGTTCCAGCTGGTGGATTCACGGTCTCAAGGGCGGTTCCTGGGCACCGAGCCGGAGCCGGATGCAGTAG gactggaCTCGGGCCATATCCGTGGTGCCGTCAACATGCCTTTCATGGACTTCCTGACTGAGGATGGCTTCGAGAAGGGCCCAGAAGAGCTCCGTGCTCTGTTCCAGACCAAGAAGGTGGATCTCTCGCAGCCTCTCATTGCCACGTGCCGCAAGGGAGTCACCGCCTGCCACGTGGCCTTGGCCGCCTACCTCTGCGGCAAGCCTGACGTGGCCGTGTACGACGGCTCCTGGTCCGAGTGGTTTCGCCGGGCCCCCCCAGAGAGCCGCGTGTCCCAGGAAAGGTCTGAGAAGGCCTGA